The following is a genomic window from Bacillus sp. FJAT-52991.
CGTCCAGCTAGCCCGGTATTACTACCGGATTCACGGCAAGTGGATCAACAAAAGCGACCTTCAATCTGAACTCAAAGGTTTGTATCCTCTTCATAGTCAGACGATACAAGCGGTATGCCATAAGTTTTTGCGTGCCCGAGACGGTGTTCGCCAAGCGCGGAAAACGAATAAGTCCATCCGGTATCCATACAAGGAAAAGTTCGTGTTCCATCCAAAATGGGTCGACAAATCCTTCGTGTTGGAAGGACGAAAGCTGATACTTAGCCTAGGAAGATGGAAGGGAAAACAGCAGACACCACTCGTGTTGACACTCGCCTCGGTCCCAACCGGCGTGGTCAAAGAAGTGGAACTCGTCTACGACGGTCGGTGGCATGCCTGTTTGTCGTATGAAGACGGAGTCAACCCCCTACCGGTTCAAGACGGTCATACAGTAGCCATTGATCCAGGTGAGATTCATACGATTGCCGCCGTCAGTACCAGCGGACAAGCGCTTGTGATTTCTGGCAGGAAGATGCGCAGCGTTCACCGGTTGCGAAATAAAAAAGTGAGAGAATTGCAAATCTTCATGAGTCGGTGTCAAAAAGGGTCCAGGAAATGGCGCCAATACCACCGGGCGAAGAAGTACATTCTCTCGAAAAGCGAACGGCAGCTAGGGGATCTCCTGCACAAGACGACCCGTGCCTTTGTGAACTGGTGTGTGGAACAAAGGGTCGGGCATGTCGCTCTTGGCGATGTGGAAGGTATTCAGCGACACACAAGCAAGCGAAACAAACGGCGAAAACGCATCCGTTCCAAACAAGTAAACCAGAAGCTCAGCAACTGGAGCTTTGGAAAGCTGACGAAACAGTTAGCCTATAAATTAGAAGCAGTTGGTGTTTCGTTATCGAAAGAAAATGAGGCCTATACAACGCAAGCATGCCCTGCTTGCGGAAAACGCAACAAGGTCCGTTCGCGAAACTACCGATGTTCTTGCGGATATGAACGGCACCGGGATGTTCACGGTGCAGGGAACATCTTATCCAAGTATTTGCACGGGAAGTTTCGAGAAGTGATGGTGACTGGCATCACGTATCTACGTCCTATACAGGCGTAGTAGATGGGTAGAACCGCCCCGGGGGAGATGGCATTCTCTCTCTGTTGCTTACGGTGGCAGCCAGCCGTCGGGAGACGTCTGGTGTCAAGACCACTGCTTCCTGTAGGGGAGCGTCAGTCCCCAAGAAAGACGAGGGTGTCGTGTACACCTATGGACATTGTCCAGCTTCTGATTTCGAAGGATCGACAAGAAACCCCCACCTCAAGCGCGAAGCGATAGGTGGGGGAGGTTCATTATTTAGGCTCTGTTAAATTTAAAATTTTAAACAAAAGACAAACGAAGCCATATCTGATATGGCTTCGTTTGTCTTTTTTATAACTTCAAATCTAAAGAGATAGTTCTTTCTAATCATTGTAATTGAATAGACCATCAAGAAATGTTTTGAAATTTGGTGCTAATTCCAAAATGAAAATATCGTCTCTCCATTCTAAATCAATATAAATGATGGGAGGTTCTTCTTTCGTCTGTCTGTAATCCATTGCAGTCCACGTATGTCCATCTCCACATATAAGTAAAATATCTTTAGGTAATTCCCACTCTTCTATGTAATAGTCATTGGAAAGGATGCCCTCTTCATCAATTCCTTTAATGTAGTCAACACCAATGTGGTCATCAGCCCAGCCTGTTGGAACAGAAGTTGGAAAAGCGTCGTAAGTTATATATCCCCCGTTTTGAATCTTGCATAACTCAATATAAGAACTTGGTAATTTTACACCTAACTTTTTTTCGGCATTTATAACCATATCATCTGTTAGTTTTGTTTTTTCTTTATCTATACGCCATATGTTTTGCAACTATATTCCTCCTTTTAATTATCGAAATAAATTAGTTTTAAAGTTTTAATTTTGACTTACGCAAACTATCATAAGTGTCAGTCATTTCAAATACAAATGATGAAATCAAGAACTCTTTAATATTGTGTTTTGTACTTTCGTTTTGCATCTTCACCATCTATTCCGTTATTCCCACCAATTCCACGAATCCCATCAATAGCGATATGATACATCGTCATCGGATAAATCGTGTTGACAGGCCTTCCACCATTCTTGATCTTAATTAATTCAATATACGAGTCTGGAAGCTTATAGCCTAACTGTTGCTCCGCTTCCTCAATCATCTTTTCTTTTACTTGTATAGAAATGGTAAAATAATCCGATTCACCCCAAAATTCTTGTAAATAGTTCTTCATTTTCTTCCCCGCTTTCAAATGATGAAATTCCCCCATCGATTTTAAGTATAGCACACTAATTATTAACATTTTATTCCTTCCCAAAGAAAGTCTGCCTATATTTTTGTAAAGTAAGCTTGACATCCACCCTTTTTGTAAAGTATCCTTTACGTAAAGTTAGCTTTACAAAAAGGAAGTGATTGGTTGGAAAATCGGATTAAGGAGTTACGAAATGGTATAATAAAAGAGCACTATAAAAGTTAATTAATGGTATAATTATAGAGTAATAGTATATCATAATAAGGGATATTTAACCAATTTTCTTTTGGGAAATCCCATGCATGAACGGCAAGGTTTAGGACTTGCGGCTTTAGTGGTGGGAGAAGTCAAACTATTAAACTAACAGGTGTTTTCCTGGAATAGTAGAATGGAGGAAAAATATGAAGAAACAGAAAAGATGGCAGAAAGTTAGCCCGATCTTGCTTGCAGCAACTATAGGTGTAAGCGGTATTATGATTCCTGCTGATCATTTATCTCACGTGCAAGCACAAGAAACAGTGCATCCCATTGCTCCAGTGAGTGCTGAGCAAGT
Proteins encoded in this region:
- a CDS encoding SMI1/KNR4 family protein, yielding MQNIWRIDKEKTKLTDDMVINAEKKLGVKLPSSYIELCKIQNGGYITYDAFPTSVPTGWADDHIGVDYIKGIDEEGILSNDYYIEEWELPKDILLICGDGHTWTAMDYRQTKEEPPIIYIDLEWRDDIFILELAPNFKTFLDGLFNYND
- a CDS encoding SMI1/KNR4 family protein produces the protein MSSLLYKNIGRLSLGRNKMLIISVLYLKSMGEFHHLKAGKKMKNYLQEFWGESDYFTISIQVKEKMIEEAEQQLGYKLPDSYIELIKIKNGGRPVNTIYPMTMYHIAIDGIRGIGGNNGIDGEDAKRKYKTQY
- a CDS encoding transposase → MYRTLKTDFTAPQPTLQQLFHLRRICGTIWNKCVQLARYYYRIHGKWINKSDLQSELKGLYPLHSQTIQAVCHKFLRARDGVRQARKTNKSIRYPYKEKFVFHPKWVDKSFVLEGRKLILSLGRWKGKQQTPLVLTLASVPTGVVKEVELVYDGRWHACLSYEDGVNPLPVQDGHTVAIDPGEIHTIAAVSTSGQALVISGRKMRSVHRLRNKKVRELQIFMSRCQKGSRKWRQYHRAKKYILSKSERQLGDLLHKTTRAFVNWCVEQRVGHVALGDVEGIQRHTSKRNKRRKRIRSKQVNQKLSNWSFGKLTKQLAYKLEAVGVSLSKENEAYTTQACPACGKRNKVRSRNYRCSCGYERHRDVHGAGNILSKYLHGKFREVMVTGITYLRPIQA